The following is a genomic window from Deltaproteobacteria bacterium.
CCGGCCTTCCCCTTGTACAATCCTTGGACATACTCGCCACCCAGCAGGAGAACAGGAGCTTTAAGCAGGTCCTCAGCACGATCAAGGACGACGTGGAATCAGGATCCACCTTTGCTGCCGCTCTGGGGCGCCACCCGAAGGTGTTCAACGACCTCTACGTGAATCTCGTCGTCGCGGGCGAGGAGGGAGGTATCCTCGATAATATTCTCCTCCGGCTGTCAAACTACATCGAGAAGGCCGTGGCCCTGAAAAAGAAGGTGAAGTCGGCTCTGGTCTATCCCATCGCCATCGTGGGTGTGGCGGTCATCGTCGTGACCATCCTGCTTATCTTCGTGATCCCGGTCTTTGAAAAGATGTTTCTCTCGGCCGGCCACAGCCTTCCCCTTCTCACCCAGATCATAGTCACCATGAGCCGACTTCTGAAAAGCTACTTCATCTTCGTGGTGGCCGGGTTGGTCATTCTCGGCATCGGCCTTCGTAGATACCACAAGACGGGATCCGGAAGGAGAAACATAGACGCTCTTCTCTTGAAGGTTCCTGTGTTCGGCATGCTTTTTCGGAAAATCGCCATTGCCCGATTTTCCCGCACCCTGAGCACCCTGGTGAGCAGCGGGGTACCCATTCTCGACAGTCTGAACATCGTGGCAAAAACAGCCGGAAACCAGATCGTCGAGGATGCCATTATGAGGGCTCGGAGCAGTATCAGTGAGGGCGAGACGATTGCAGAACCCTTGACACGGGCCGACGTCTTCCCCCCCATGGTGACGCAGATGATATCGGTCGGAGAGTCGACTGGATCTTTGGACACGATGCTCGGCAAGATAGCCGACTTCTACGACGATGAGGTGGACACCACGGTCGCCACTCTCACCTCTCTCTTGGAACCCTTTCTGATGATCTTTCTTGGAGGCACCATCGGTACCATCGTGGTGGCCATGTATCTCCCCATATTCAACATGGCTTCGGCGATCGGATAGATAGAAGTCGGGAGAAGCTCATGGAGCTTCAGAACCACGGTCCTTCTCGGGCAGTCATCCACAGAAGGCTAAAAGTCCTGATGGCGGCAAGGGTCCTGATTGTCAGCCTTCTTCTAGGCGCTTCGGCCCTGATCCAGGCAGGCAGCGAAAATACTCCAATAATCACCCCTAGTAGTTCGCTCTACCTGCTCATCGGACTCACCTACACTTTGACGATCATCTATGCCCTAGTCCTCAGAAGGACGCGCAATGTCTATCGATTTGCCTATGCTCAGATCCTGTTTGACACCGTCTTTGTCACCGCCCTTGTCTACTTGACCGGTGGAATAGAGAGCCTCTTCCCCCTGGCTTACATCTTCTCAATCACCAGTGCCGGGCTCCTTCTTTCCAAACGGGGCACATACATGATCGCCGGTGTCAGCGGCGCTCTGTACAGCGCCACCCTGGGGTTGCAGTACTACGGCCTGATACGTCCCAGCGCGGGCTCGGGATTCTTCTTTTACACCGGCCAGGATGTTTTTTACCGCGTCTTCCTCTATCTGCTGGCTTTCGCGGTTGTAGCGGCCTTGGTCAACCACCTCGGAGAGGAGCTCAGACTCAAGGGCAGGGAGCTGAAGCAGAAACAACTCGACTATGAGAAGCTCGAGGCCTTCCATCAGAATATCATCGAGAGTCTCGACAGCGGCCTGATCACCACGGACCGGTCCGGAAAGGTCTCCTTTCTAAACAGGACTGCCTATCGGATTCTCGGGATAGACCGGTTCTCCCAGGTCTCTTCATACCTGGACGATCTCCTGGCCGTCTGCCCGTCCACGGCTTCCGGCGAATCGACAGGCTGGGAAAAGACCGCCAGGCGCGAAGAGATCGGCTTCAAGCGGCCCGACGGCAAGTACATCCACCTGGGCCTCTCCAGATCTTCCCTGAGAGACATAAACGGCGCCGTGGTGGGATCGATTCTGATATTTCAAGACATAACCCGAATCAAGGAGATGGAAGAGCAAATCAAGAGAACCGATCGCATGGTTTCCATCGGCCAGATGGCGGCAGGTCTCGCCCACGAGATCCGGAACCCTTTGGCCTCCATGACAGGATCAATCCAGGTTCTCAAGGAGGATATCAACCTTACCGAAGAGAACGTGAACCTTATGAATATTGTTATCCGTGAGTCAGAACGGCTCAACCGTCTGGTCACGGATTTTCTTCTCTTTGCACAGCCTCCGAGAAGCGAACTCGTCCCCATCATTCTCAACCATCTCGTTGACGAGACCCTGCAGATGCTGAAGAACTCTCCCAAGTTCAACGGGCATATCTCTGTCTCCCGAGTCTTCTCTCATCAGGTTCGCGTACTCGGGGATTCCAATCAACTGAAACAGGTCTTCTGGAACCTGTTGCTCAACGCCGTTCAGGAGATGAAAGACGGCGGCCTCCTCCTGGTAAAACTCGAGAAGGAGGACGGCAGCGCAAAGCTTTCCGTCTCCGACACGGGGAAGGGAATAGAGAGAGAGAATCTCGGTAAGATATTCGAGCCCTTTTTTACGACCAAAGAGTCCGGAACAGGTCTCGGTCTGGCCATCGTCCATCGAATAGTGGAGACCCACGGAGGCCGGATTCGGGTGAAAAGTGAAGTTGGAAAGGGAACGACTTTCTCCGTCTTTTTCCCCGAGATCGGCCGGAGCTGATGATACGGAGACCTTCGAGAGCGGTCCCTATGAGAAACCAAAAAATACTGGTAGTAGACGACGAGAGGAGCATGAGGGAATTCCTGGAGATCATGCTCACCAAGGAAGGCTACGACGTCCGGACGGCCAGCAACGGCAAGACAGCCCTTTCCCTGGCCGAGAAGGAGCTCTTCGATCTGGCCAT
Proteins encoded in this region:
- a CDS encoding type II secretion system F family protein, yielding MPVYKWEGKTLRGAIKRGELEAASEAALRIQLRQQNIIPTKVLSKGKEIKLQFSLGGRKITEKAIAVFTRQLATMIDAGLPLVQSLDILATQQENRSFKQVLSTIKDDVESGSTFAAALGRHPKVFNDLYVNLVVAGEEGGILDNILLRLSNYIEKAVALKKKVKSALVYPIAIVGVAVIVVTILLIFVIPVFEKMFLSAGHSLPLLTQIIVTMSRLLKSYFIFVVAGLVILGIGLRRYHKTGSGRRNIDALLLKVPVFGMLFRKIAIARFSRTLSTLVSSGVPILDSLNIVAKTAGNQIVEDAIMRARSSISEGETIAEPLTRADVFPPMVTQMISVGESTGSLDTMLGKIADFYDDEVDTTVATLTSLLEPFLMIFLGGTIGTIVVAMYLPIFNMASAIG
- a CDS encoding PAS domain S-box protein, whose product is MELQNHGPSRAVIHRRLKVLMAARVLIVSLLLGASALIQAGSENTPIITPSSSLYLLIGLTYTLTIIYALVLRRTRNVYRFAYAQILFDTVFVTALVYLTGGIESLFPLAYIFSITSAGLLLSKRGTYMIAGVSGALYSATLGLQYYGLIRPSAGSGFFFYTGQDVFYRVFLYLLAFAVVAALVNHLGEELRLKGRELKQKQLDYEKLEAFHQNIIESLDSGLITTDRSGKVSFLNRTAYRILGIDRFSQVSSYLDDLLAVCPSTASGESTGWEKTARREEIGFKRPDGKYIHLGLSRSSLRDINGAVVGSILIFQDITRIKEMEEQIKRTDRMVSIGQMAAGLAHEIRNPLASMTGSIQVLKEDINLTEENVNLMNIVIRESERLNRLVTDFLLFAQPPRSELVPIILNHLVDETLQMLKNSPKFNGHISVSRVFSHQVRVLGDSNQLKQVFWNLLLNAVQEMKDGGLLLVKLEKEDGSAKLSVSDTGKGIERENLGKIFEPFFTTKESGTGLGLAIVHRIVETHGGRIRVKSEVGKGTTFSVFFPEIGRS